CAAATTAGCCTTTGGAAATCAGGTCCTGGCCTATTTCAAAAAAGAGACTTgaacagcagccctgctggcatGGACCAAATGGTGACAGGAGATGGTTGAGCCTCGGTGTGCCCAGGTCCCTTCACCTGCACCAAGAGCTGCTGATGTCCCTGCAACAACCCAGGGTGAAACGAGCTGTGGCCCAGCTGTTACAGAACACACCAAGCACCACCTGCATCTTCAGGTAAAGGCAGCAAAAGGAGCAAACTTTGGGCTGGGAAGCCAGAGGAATTTCGGGACTGAGGAgaggggggaaggggaggacattttattttagaagtagGGAGGGATTTGTGTTGAATGTCCTTTTCTTCAGCAGTAAAAAAGTCTCTGACAGGAAGGGCAGTGACTGGGAACCTGCAGGGTTGAAAGAAAAGCTAATTCCCTCAGACAGGCATAATTGCTGCAATTCAGAGTggtaaaaatgtgaaattaggAATAATCAATGGCTGTTTATGATCTGTGTCTATACTGTGAATTCAGCTAATATGGAGTAATTACACTGCGCTAATTCCTGGTATTTGTCATCGTTCAGTTGCAGAGGAGTCCTGCAAAACAATGAAGGCAgattggctgtgctgggcccaCAGACCAGGGGCTTAGCGCACTGCACGAACTAATTTCTCGTTTAATAGTCAAAGCAGCTCCGACTTGCCGTgttaatttttctctcccagcagcagagcgGGCGGTGCGCGGGGCTCGGCGGGATGCGCTGCACAACAGCACCTCCAATAGCCGGCACACGGAGCTGCTGGGGCCGCAAACCAAATCCCTCCCGGCCAAACAGCGCCTGCCTCCTCCCCTGGAACTGCCTCCTCGCCGTCCTGTCCGATATTGTTAGATCAGACCTCCTATAAAACTTTGTCCTCACGCAATTCCTCCCATCCTGCGCAAGGTAACTGCGCCTCACCCGGATGCTCAGCCACACGTGAAAGCCTCGGGATGTGTCGTCGGTCTGCTGGCATGATTCACTCTTTGGCCGACGGAACAGTGCTGATTAGTGACCTCGGCAGAAGTGCGAGAGGAGGGGTGAGTACAGGAGCGGGGTTGTTTCGCGGAGGGTGAATAATCCCCCGCGGCAGCACAGGTGGGAGGTTGGGCTGCGGGGACAGCCCTCGCCCTCGCTCTCCCCTCGCATGTGGCATGCGGGAAGTGCGGCTGCTGTTTAACACAAGACAAACACACGAGTTACAGATCGTTTCCTTTCAGAGGAGCTACACTTAACATCTGCAGTAGTTCGGCAGGAGCAATCTGAAACCATCCAGTGCTTATCAGCGGCCAAACCTTTTCTGAGAGAATTCGTCGTCAGTTTATCCCAGTGAGCACAATCCTGAAAAGCGGCAAttcctgggcactgcagagctcGACAAGGGATCTTTGGGGGAAACCTCCTCCCAATGCTGAATTTTCATGTCCTAGAGGGACAGTCCTGCAGACACTTTCTTGGCACCAGTGTCCCAGCGCTTCCCACCACCCACTGAGGGTCAATGCACCCAGTGTTGACACATgaatggaggaggaggagagcagttCCTCAACCAGCTCACTCCTGCTGATCTACCACAGTGTTGATCACAGTGCAGTGAGTTTGCACCACTGATCGTTCATGCCCCAGTCTGGCAGCTTTTTGAtaccacatttattttttttttcttatttcctctttttctatATCATGCAGAACCCCCTGCGAATGAGACTTGATGCAATTTAATTCCACTGCACTGGTTAATTATTTGCTGAGTCAAAACTGAGTTGATGCCCCACGCCCAGCACTTGACACATTCCCTAATGTTGTGTGGGATTTAAAAGCCCATTTTCGCTCTGTGCCACAGTGGATGGACAAAACCTGGGCTTCCACAGGATGCAGAGATAGGACACAAGGGCTCCCCACACCAGTGTGTGCCACAAGCAAAGCAGTTCCCCATCCTTTCCTGCGGTTTCAGGGAAACATCTTGGATGAAATGTTCAGTTCCAGACAGCTGAAGCTTTTCACACAAGATTTCATTGTTAGaggctcctggccctgctgatGGACTTTGCTCATTTCCTCtgcaagcagcagaaatgcttCACCTCCACAGAGGACTTTGCCTCAGGTCCATTGAGACGGGAGGTAAAACTCATCGTGGACCAGGCCTCCCCCAGGGTGTTACAATCCCCGTGCCgtggctctgcccctgcagggGCAGGAATCAGGAGACACAGCAAGGATGAGAGCTGTGGCACTCCAGGGCTTGGGGCACTTTGTTATTGAGCCGAGCCGGTTATTGCCAGCAGCTAAACAAACTAATAGAAAGGATATTTCCCCAGAGAGCAAGAAGGTTTTTGATTTAGACTCTGCTGTTTAAGCTCAGACTCTAACCGCAGCTAAAATTTCCTTCCGAGAGCAATAATTATCCCAATGCAGAGCCCAGGcatgtgtttgcttttctgctccttgtcTGGAAGGGTTTGCTTTAGAGGCTGTGATTTCCCCTGGTGTTCAGCACCCTCTGCACCTCTTGCCCAGCACTGAGTACCAGAGCTGGGGGGAAGCCGAGAAAAGCTCAGTGCACAGCTTTACACAGAGATCACCCTCAGGTATTAAACTAATTATCAGGAAGAACCGTTGGTCCCACAGGGattctgctccagccctgtgcaaGCTGCAGTCCCAAAGGCAGCACTGTCACTGCCAGCTCCACGGCTCCTCCACTGGTTCTTGGatgaaaattgctttaaaagctCCAAGAGAAACCGTTTGGTTCTTCTAAGTGGtaagaatggaaaagaaaaagcaaagaagaaatggGAACACTTGTTCTTGGCTGGCAGGTAAATGAGGCTCAGATAGAGAGCCCCTAGTGCTAATTTAATGAGTGATTTCTTCCTTCAGAACCATAATAATAACAATGATaaatgattaaaaagaaaacagcctAAATCCTAAATCTATATCTTAAGTTAACTCAGGACTCCTTTAGAGTTGCTGGATAAATAAATGCTTGTTTGGAAAAGGAACCTCCAGCTTCCTGTAAATGAGAGGCAGAGAAGCAGGGCTCGGGGCCAGACCACACAcatgcagcacagctgaggggaAATCCTGACAGATTTCTGGTTATTCTGGTTTTACCCCAGTCTGGGGAACACCACTGCTGGCTTCGTGCCCACCTGTTCCCATTGCAGCCCCCCTGTTAATGCGCTGCTGCggtgaaagagcagaaagacaGGCTGGTGCCCACCCTGGGAGAGGTTTCCCTCTTCTGACGTGCCAAAAAGTCAAGGACCAAAGCGAAATAAAACCCGAAAGGCTCGTGGCCGCAGCAATGAGTGTTTTGTCGCTGCCCAGCGCTGCCCAGCGCTGCGGTCGCCGTGCCCCGCgggctgtgcccggccccgctccAGGCGGGAGATAAGGCTCGGGGAGGTGCCCCAGCCCGCAGAGGGCTGGGCGGCTGTCCCGGAACGCTGCCGAGCACATGGAGCCTCAGTCTGCCGGGATGCCCCAGCGCCCGCACGGCCCGCGGAGACGGACGGCACGGCCGGGACACTGAGCGGTACGTGGGCTTGTCCCAGCCCCGAGCGGGGAAACGCCTTTTCTAGAGCATGACTGAAACTATGCGTTCCTGCCgcacttttctttttgacttACTGGCAGGTTAGGGGGTTGCGTGGGGAAGGTTTTAGTTGGTCTTCCTTCTCGTagctgggaaagaaagggaagcCCCAGGCGCTGGCATCCTTTCCGTGGGATGCCGCTGTGCTGGTGTCATGGACTAAAATAATGAACTCCCTGTGTCAACAGGGCTGTGCACCTACCCTGccagcctctcctctgcagccctgcattCAGTTGTGCAGGAAAACCCTGGCTTTTGGACAGCTGACTCAGTGGCTGTAGGCATCTGGCTGTCACCCTTTTTAGAGTCGTATTCCCACTCTGCACCAAAATGGTTTTGTTCACAGTCAGGGACCTGTTGGGGGAGAGAGGGACACGTGGAGCtcaaaagcagattaaaaaaataataaaaggggggaaaaaaggcagaagtttgtggggaagagaagagaagttTTCCTGCAGCGCTGGGGGAGAACAGGAGCATTCACCTGGCGCATCCCGGAAAGGCTCgctgggagggcagggctcagctgtgctTCCCACCAGCAGTGACTCAGCTCCGCCAAGCGGCACTTCGCGCCAGAGCAGGCTTGGGTGGAGCTTTTGCTTTACAGCACCATGAGCCTCTAGCAATATTTGTCCAAGAACTTTCTTGTTCCTGGaatgtttttttaagcaagCAAGTTTCGGGTTTATTAGACAAATAACTCTGTTTAACACCTACcacaattcctttttttctccccctcctgccagcagctctctggcTGGCAGATGCCAGAGCACAGGTGCCTTTTGTTCTGGCACAACcctaggaagaaaaaaaaaattatcaatgcaaacaattgaaaaataatataatagaAATGCCAGGACAGGGCCACCCTCTTGTAATGCAAACAGGTTCCAGGAATTTCACCACCCAGGGACTTCACCCAAAAATTTTTATCTAGAATTAAGGTGGAGACAAATAGCCCAAAGAAATATACGACTTCCCTAAATCACTGGCatttattggtttatttttccatttttcttcctgtgcgATGAAATCAATatgtgcaaagaaaaaacacaacttTGGTGGAGGACTGTGCAGTGGCCCCAGTGAGGCCAGTGTTCACTGTAGCACTGGAGACCAAACAGGGAAGGTTTTGCAAACCCAGTGGAGTTTTGCTCCACTCACCCCAGGTCTGAATCCTCACCAgatccaggctctgctcacGGCTCTTGTGGAGAAGACAACAAGTTCCCAAAGCAAACCAATACCAATTTTGAAGCGTTCACAACTTGCCAAGGGGGATTGTAAGAACTGGCCCCATTTTCCAACCCGATCATCAGATcaggcactgggatggggagcCAGAAATGGGAAGAGGTTTCCTGTGTTTATAAATTTCATGCTGAAAGGAGCAAAAGGGAAGAGCCTCGTGCTGCCCCTCCAGATCCAGCCACAGGCAACATTTGTCCTCCAAAACCTTTAAACTGTCCTTTTTCAGGTCTGGGTCTCTTATAGCAGCACAGTGAAATAGGCTTGCTCATGCCAGCTCAGACACAagctttaaaatccattttagaGTCACTGTgctgagggctgagctgtggggaaGGGCTTTGGGCATCACAGACCCCCCTGGCACCTCCCGTGGGGACAgatcctgctcacagcagacCTTCCTctgagaggaggctgcagagagaggggagaTGCTGCACATGGGGGGACACAAATACCTCCCAAGGCTTCCCCTAAAATGCAGGTGGGCCAGTCTCCCATGGGAAGCTGGTAGCTCCgtgctggagcagctttgcagaTCATCCttgctgcagtgtcacagcaggtgtggggacagcaggggggTCTCATGGGGAGAAGCGCCAGGCTCCAGAAACATCAGCTGAAACGTCACTGAGGGGCTGCCTAAAAACCCCGGACAGTGATGCCACAACCCACCCCAGGGCACTGAGGGGGGACATGGTTCCATCCAGCCCAGGGCCCAAGGCTGCTCCACAGCCACGGTCAGTAACACAGCGAGCCCTGGGAGGGGACccggagcagggctgggcaggaggaaaacttttctctccttcctcatGACGCAGCAGCCTGAAATCAACATTCAGCCCAGCCCTGCTACAGCCCGCTGCTCCTTATTTACCCttcaaacaggaaaagcaactCTCAGCACAGCTCGTTTACAAATTTGCTGTCAAACGTTACTAAAGGGCTGCTTTAGTTAACATTAGGCTCATTAACTCTCTGCACCCATCTCACAAAGTGACAATTCGCCGTAGGGCTCCAGCGTGGTTTCCAGGACAGAGGTTCAACAGACTGCAGCCCCGAATTTCAAAGGTAGGAGTGGTGCCAGCCCCTGGGGGAGGCCGGTGTGTGGGGTTGGCAGTGCCTGTGCCATCGGTCAGGTGGCAGTGGGACAGCGGGCAGCAGGTGGACTCTCCCGGGCAGGAAATAGTTCATGCTCCGAATTACAACCACGGCCTGTCCCCGGGGTGAAGATGCTCCACGATTGGCCCAGGTGGAAATATTTCTGGGTTTAAGTCAGGTGTCCACAAAGGTGGCTGTTCTCCTCAGCACAGTGGTGCTGCCCTTCTGCCCTTCTCCTTTCGATTTTGAAGGAAGACAAGCTTGTTCACAGACATTCCCCTGACTGGGCACGGCCAGATCTCAGCTTGTCCTCAGACAGCGTTTTGCAGTTCTTAATATTCAAAATCTATTTTGCATCATCccagaaggaaatgcagaacAGCTGCTGTTTAAAGTGTCCTCCTCCTTAAAGTGTCCAGCTCCTTGCTatcagcagaacagaaaaggcTGGTCCATGACCAAGCATAGAGCCTTAGTCAGGAGCCCATGGGGCAGCACACATGGGGAGGGTTCTGAGGCTTCAGAAGGAACTGAGCTTGGTCAGTGCCACCTGCTCCAGGACTTAATCAGGGCGGGACCGAGCAATTCTGCATAGGCATTTGTACATCTTTGATGACATCCTCACTATTGCAAATATGACTAAACATAGCTATTATCTTCTCATCTAGAATCTCCCTGGCTTTGGTGGGTTACAGGCCCTCTTTAAGGCGTTGCCTTCTTTCCTCAGAGCGACGTGTGACTGTCAGTCCTTCCCAGCCGTGCTCTTTCTGCTCACCACCATGCGGGTAATGGGTAAGGAGGGACACATATTTACTTTTCCCTGTCTGTTTTTCTACAGTTCTTTATGCCTGCCACTTTCTCATTTACATGATGCCTTCCAAGCCCAGCAAccctgcccttcccctgccAGGGACATGGGAAATGGCCTTTGTATAAGCATCAGGTTTTTACAAGATTTGTGTGGATTTCAGCCTGTTGTATTTTTCCCAGTGAAACCTTCTGTGACTGGGAAGAGATGGCTATTGAGACATTCCTGGTTCCATAAGAGCCATTCAGCTGCaataaaagtacatttttctgctctctttccaTGCAGGACTGGAACGTTTTGCTCTGATGAGCGCTGCTTTAAAGCCAAATGCCAATCACAGTTGTATCAGCAGCTGCTCGGCTGTAGCTAGTGACTAATTGGGGGATAGCAgccttcccagcacagggaacatAAGAAATATTTGGATTTACATAGTTTTCTGAGTAATTATCAGATTTACTTTAACATAGAGAGAAACAGGAGTAGtgcctcccagcagagcaggaatgcCTATCTGAGCATCACCACATACTCTGGAGATGATAATTAAGAGATCAGAACCCATTTGGAGGGTGAGGGATAGTTAGCTGCCTTCTCACACCATGCAAGCACGGGCTGTCACCCTGTGCCTGGTAACCTTGGGACACACGGATCAAATCCCAAGAAACCAGAGGGGTGATCTGGAGCCTGCCccgtgctgcagctgctgctctcacccGGCTCCTCTCCCCCCCTGCAGCTGTGATGCGGTACATGGCACTGCTCATCACCCTGCTGAGCACGTGGCTCATCCTGCAGACGTACTTCCACCGCAGCTGGAGAGCCATCAGCCTGCGGAGCTGGCTCGGTGAGGACCGGCGGGCTCAGAGGGCTCCTGAGGGAGGGTGCCAGAGGTTCCCCAGAGCTGGATATAGTTGCCCCAACCACTTGGATCTCCAGTCTCTGGCCGAGGCTTTAGTCACCAGCTCTGACCACTagggcagggaggggacggTGTGGTGGGAAGCTGCACTGGGGTGAGTGTGTCCAGGGATGCCTGCAACCATGGGAAGCAGTTTTAGAGAGCTGGTGCctgaacagctgctgctggcttggggaagagccagcagctctccagagtGTCTAATCCTCCTGCTTGATACCCACAGGTGCCGTAAACAAGCCCAGCAGTGAGTATTGCTCTCGACTTCATCACACAGCTCCACGCCAGGGTTCAGGGGGATGATGGAAGCGTGAGATCCTCCTTCAAGAGCCCCTTCCCTGAGGCAAAAATCCCCCTCTCCCAAACACAGGGGATTTTGGTACTGGGAACAGCAGTGGGGTCTTTGGCAGGTCCCTGCCTTGGCAAAGAATGGGGAAAGTCTAGGCAGACAAGTCCCAAGGGTCTTGCCTTGGACACCAGCTCTGAATGCTCCCAGCACACACCATGTGTCAcaccaggagcagcacctgGCCTTGGCACCATAAACCTCAAACAAGAACCTGGGCCCAGCCCCAGGACAAGCCTCCTTCATACATGAAGTTGGTGCAGGTGTTGCCCCCTTAGTGGGCCACTGCATCCCAGGGTCAGTCCCAGCCCCTCAGGGACACGGCCAGTGTCCCTCCATGGGGACAAAGCCATGACTTTCAGCTCCACTCCTCCCTCGTAGGTGAGAAGCTGCCCCGGAACAAGTGTGGGAACCAGAAGAGCTGCCCCCAGAATTACTTTGCCTTCAAGATCATCAGTGGTGCTGCAAATGTGGTGGGACCCTCGATCTGCTTTGAAGACTTGGTGTAAGCAGCACACGGCAGGGACAAGGCAGCCGTGTCTGACCTGGCTTCAGGAGGGCAAGTTTGGCCTCTGCCAAGCACATCAATGGCCATCACAGTGTATCTGtggttaaaaaaatttaaatagatttctttGCTACCACTTCTGGTTATTTTGGCACCTACAGCCACTTCACCCCACCACAGTTTCACTTGTGTCAGCATATCCAGGGCAACCCTGCACTCACTGgtgctctctgctttcctttccagcCTCATGAGCAGCGTGAAAAACAACATTGGCAGAGGGCTGAACATTGCACTGGTGAATGGTGAGTTGGGCAGGCACTGGCCCCCTTCACCCCTAGGGGCACTCCGTTCCCCAGGAAAGCACAGGCCACTGGAGACCCCGTCCCAGGCACTGTGGCCGAGCCAAAAGCACATCCATCTGGTGTTGCACGGGGAGCACAGCCACAATTATGGTCATAACCACTGCCAGTGAGAAGAGAACAAACCCACCTGGGTTGTGCACAATCAGCTCCACAAACTCCTCCAAGCAACACAGTCACCATCGCAGCAGTTACTGCACACTGAGGGAAGAGCAAAGCATTTTTCAAGGAACCTCAGGCTTATGGTCAGGCAAAGCCCAGAGCCACCCCAGTGCAAACTCACTGTGCTCTGTTTTCGATTTTAACTTTTCAGGAACAACTGGACAGCTCCTGAAAACCGACACCTTTGACATGTACTCCGGAGGTAAGCACGGTCACTCTGCTCCTTGGTGCGTCCCAGCCAGGGctcacaccagcactgctgccttcagctgcttctttgTCATGTATTTAATGGCAAAGTCAAGTGACTTTGACCAAACTTGCCAGCCTGGGTGGTAAAAACCCAGCTTTCCTTGAGGCCATCAAGCCTGGAGTCCTCACAATGCTTCCACATCCAAGATTGGCTTCTTGCTCCTTTTACAAGCATGTAATAACCTGGAAAACATGATTTCACTAACCTGAATAAACCAAGGCACTTGAGAAAGGTACTTCCTGAGATCAGGTAGTTACACTTATCCTGATACTTTGCAACCTGTAACTCAGTTTTTGAATACTGGtggtggctgagcagcagctgattcCCCTGCCTTTCACAGCAGGACAAAGGAAGGAGCTCAGGGAGACATGGCCCCCTCAATCCCTCCTTGGGTTTGCAACCTACTTTCGGTAACTCTGGAGTTTTAAGGAGAACCACCAATATAATGAGATTTCCAGCCACGTTTACGAGCGAGATGCTCGGTGGGACAGGCACTGGAAGAAGGCAGCAGTCAGCTCCTGTGCCACTAGATGGGGCATTGGATTCAAGCATCCCACAGATGCGGGATCAGGAATAATTCCCCCAGTACAGCCAGAGTCATGATGGCAGGGAGGGCGGCTCTGTGGCCGAGCAGGTTCATTTCTTGTGTTGGGAAGTAAATTCACACAACTGATTTTAGAGTTAGCAAGCAAAGTTTAGGAGGAATTTTCACCCTGCAGTTTACCAAGTGAGGACATCAGTCCTGTGCACTGTGGGAGAGCCCAGGTGGGAACAGAGGATGGGGAATGCATATTTTGGGAGCCCACCATTCCCCCAAATCCTAGCTAGCACCAGCACAGTCAGATTATTTCCTATCAACCCAGAGGAGGCTCCTCCAGCTACCATGCAGAAGTACCTGCtaaatcccttttttctctccctaaTGCTTTTCTGTCCCAGACATTACCAAGCTGCAAGTCTTCCTCCAAGGGATCAAGCGTGGGACCCTTGTGCTGACAGCAAGCTATGATGATCCTGCCACAAAGTGAGTTACCCACAGAAGTAGCACCAGGCTCCCCAAAAAAGGGAGGCCAAAAAAGGGGGAGCTGGACATGCTGCTGCCACCAACAGAGAGGGTAAAAGAGGGGACACCTACCTGGCATCACACTGACACCTTCTTACCCTCTTTCAGGATGAATGACAAAGTAAGGGCACACTTCAcggagctgggcagcagccacGTGGGCAAACTGAGATTCCGGGACAACTGGGTCTTCTTGGGAGCAAAAGGGCTGATGAACAAGAGCCCCTTTGAAAAGGTACATGGCCCTCCCTGCCGTGAGCTCTGCAGGCTCCTCCTCTTCATGGCACCGCCCAAGCTACATCTCACCCACCTGTCTGCAGAGGACAAGGACCAGTGGCATTATCATCCATGCCAAACCGAGCTAGAACTTTTGCCACGTTGCAGACTTGCAACTGTTCCAGTCTCCTCATtcatcttctctctctcttttttcctgcagcacattaaaaatgatcaaaagacaaataaatatgAGGGCTGGCCTGAGCTGTTGGAGATGGAGGGCTGTGCCCCCAGGAAGATGGACTAGCATCAGACTCCAGCCTGCCATGGAGGGCAGCCTCAGCAGTCACACAGGGACACCAGCCCCATCGTGGGGactccagcctctccagccaggtcacagagtccagcagctgctgcctgctcatgGGAACTGGCTGTTTCACAGCAGGAACTGTGCAGGGCTTGGAGAAGAGCTGTGCAAGTGCCTGCAGAGCCCGAGCAGACACgtggccaggctgcagccaagCCATCTTCATCCGTGGGTCAATTTggggtattttattttttctaccTTTAAACTAAAACTTTGTACGAGG
This is a stretch of genomic DNA from Sylvia atricapilla isolate bSylAtr1 chromosome 11, bSylAtr1.pri, whole genome shotgun sequence. It encodes these proteins:
- the FAM3D gene encoding protein FAM3D; translation: MRVMAVMRYMALLITLLSTWLILQTYFHRSWRAISLRSWLGAVNKPSSEKLPRNKCGNQKSCPQNYFAFKIISGAANVVGPSICFEDLVLMSSVKNNIGRGLNIALVNGTTGQLLKTDTFDMYSGDITKLQVFLQGIKRGTLVLTASYDDPATKMNDKVRAHFTELGSSHVGKLRFRDNWVFLGAKGLMNKSPFEKHIKNDQKTNKYEGWPELLEMEGCAPRKMD